One genomic window of Psychrobacillus sp. INOP01 includes the following:
- the truA gene encoding tRNA pseudouridine(38-40) synthase TruA, which yields MRLRAIISYDGSQFSGYQVQPGKRTVQLEIERVLETIHKGVVVKVVASGRTDAGVHATGQVIHFDSPLTFPLDRWRTALNVQLPRDIRILSVEQVSDDFHARYHAVGKTYRYIWSLSEIHSPFERDFSVHGERYKPDVALMQEAAQHLLGTHDYSSFCAAKTNVNDFVRTIYSINFEVKKESHQLHMVISGSGFLYNMVRIIAGTLWEVGIRKKSVDSIPEILSSCARKEAGKTAPAHGLYLEKVAYDG from the coding sequence GTGAGACTTCGAGCGATTATTAGTTATGATGGCAGTCAGTTTTCCGGTTATCAGGTTCAACCGGGAAAAAGGACTGTACAATTGGAAATAGAACGTGTCTTAGAAACAATTCATAAAGGTGTCGTTGTGAAAGTTGTTGCGAGTGGTAGAACAGACGCTGGAGTTCATGCAACAGGACAAGTCATTCACTTTGATAGTCCGCTAACATTTCCTTTAGATCGTTGGCGCACAGCTTTAAATGTTCAACTGCCTAGAGATATTCGTATTTTATCGGTAGAACAGGTATCGGATGATTTTCACGCTAGATACCATGCTGTTGGAAAGACATATCGTTATATTTGGTCACTTAGTGAAATTCATAGTCCATTTGAGCGCGATTTTTCCGTACATGGAGAACGATATAAACCAGATGTCGCATTGATGCAAGAAGCAGCTCAACATTTATTGGGGACCCATGATTATTCAAGTTTTTGTGCAGCTAAAACAAACGTAAATGATTTTGTGAGAACTATTTATTCTATTAACTTTGAAGTGAAGAAAGAATCGCACCAGCTTCATATGGTCATTAGTGGAAGTGGATTTTTATATAATATGGTGCGTATTATTGCGGGAACATTATGGGAAGTAGGTATTCGAAAAAAAAGTGTAGATAGTATTCCGGAAATTCTCTCATCGTGTGCTCGAAAGGAAGCAGGGAAAACCGCGCCAGCACACGGTTTATACCTAGAAAAAGTAGCTTATGATGGATGA
- a CDS encoding energy-coupling factor transporter transmembrane protein EcfT, with the protein MLEKMIFGRYIPGDSFIHRLDARAKLIFVFLFIMVVFIANDWITYGILLVFTFLIIRLSKIRLYFLINGLKPVVFLIIFTFLLHLIFTREGSIIFEWRFIKIYEEGLKQGIFISIRFTVLVVLTSILTLTTTPISITDALEILLNPLKKWKLPVHELALMMSISLRFIPTLMDETDKIMKAQMARGSDMTTGSMKERMNAIVPLLIPLFVSAFKRAEDLATAMEVRGYKGGEGRTRYRKLEWATRDTLIILSLVVLAAILIYFRK; encoded by the coding sequence ATGCTTGAAAAAATGATATTCGGGCGTTATATTCCGGGAGATTCTTTTATTCATCGTTTGGATGCTCGTGCAAAGCTGATATTCGTGTTCTTATTTATTATGGTTGTCTTCATTGCAAATGACTGGATTACTTATGGAATATTACTAGTATTTACTTTCTTAATTATACGATTATCAAAAATTAGGCTATATTTTTTGATCAACGGATTAAAGCCTGTTGTGTTTTTAATCATATTTACGTTTTTATTGCATCTGATTTTCACTCGAGAAGGTTCAATTATCTTTGAATGGAGGTTTATCAAGATATACGAGGAAGGGTTGAAGCAAGGTATTTTCATATCTATCCGCTTTACCGTACTCGTTGTTTTGACGTCTATTCTTACATTAACTACAACACCTATTTCGATTACAGATGCATTAGAAATTTTGTTAAATCCATTAAAAAAATGGAAACTGCCTGTTCATGAATTGGCTCTTATGATGTCTATTTCGTTGAGATTTATACCGACACTGATGGATGAGACAGATAAGATTATGAAAGCGCAGATGGCCAGAGGATCTGATATGACAACAGGCAGTATGAAGGAGAGAATGAATGCAATTGTGCCACTTCTCATTCCTTTGTTTGTTAGTGCATTTAAACGTGCGGAGGATTTAGCTACTGCAATGGAAGTAAGAGGCTATAAAGGCGGCGAGGGTCGTACAAGGTACAGAAAGTTAGAATGGGCAACGAGAGACACGCTAATCATCCTTTCGCTTGTGGTACTAGCTGCAATACTGATTTACTTTAGAAAATAA
- a CDS encoding energy-coupling factor ABC transporter ATP-binding protein yields MDISLQQVSYAYAKDTPFEKRALYDVDLHIPSGSYQAIIGHTGSGKSTVLQHLNALLKPTEGVIRIGSTEVAAAKKNKKLREIRQKVGIVFQFPEHQLFDETVLKDIMFGPMNFGVPEAEARQRAIDLVRLLGLPEEVMEKSPFDLSGGQMRRVAIAGVLAMNPEVLVLDEPTAGLDPRGRKEIMELFYRLHQEKGLTTVLVTHSMEDAARYADRIAIMHGGQCVLQGIPQEIFSDEDRLMDYRLELPQSIKFQKKLEEMMGKKLPILCLTEEALAEELARLVKKEREI; encoded by the coding sequence ATGGACATCTCACTTCAACAAGTGAGTTACGCATATGCAAAGGATACACCATTTGAAAAAAGAGCTTTATATGATGTAGATTTACATATTCCTTCAGGTTCTTATCAAGCGATCATTGGTCATACAGGTTCAGGAAAGTCTACAGTACTTCAGCATCTAAATGCGTTGCTAAAGCCCACAGAAGGTGTTATTCGAATTGGTAGTACAGAGGTAGCAGCAGCAAAAAAGAACAAGAAGTTACGAGAGATTAGACAAAAAGTAGGAATCGTTTTTCAATTTCCAGAGCATCAATTGTTTGATGAAACAGTTCTAAAGGATATTATGTTTGGACCTATGAACTTTGGGGTGCCTGAAGCGGAAGCAAGGCAACGTGCTATAGATTTAGTACGATTACTTGGGTTACCAGAAGAAGTTATGGAAAAGTCGCCGTTTGACCTGTCTGGAGGACAAATGCGCAGAGTTGCCATAGCTGGAGTTCTTGCGATGAATCCAGAGGTATTAGTACTGGATGAGCCAACAGCTGGGCTTGATCCAAGAGGTCGCAAAGAAATAATGGAGCTATTTTATCGACTCCATCAAGAAAAAGGCTTAACGACAGTTCTTGTAACGCATAGCATGGAAGATGCTGCTAGATATGCAGATCGGATTGCAATTATGCATGGTGGGCAATGTGTGCTGCAAGGGATACCGCAGGAGATATTCTCGGATGAGGACCGTTTAATGGATTATCGTTTAGAATTACCTCAGTCTATTAAGTTTCAAAAGAAACTAGAAGAGATGATGGGCAAAAAGTTGCCGATACTTTGTTTGACAGAAGAAGCTTTAGCTGAAGAACTAGCGCGCTTGGTGAAAAAGGAGCGTGAAATCTGA
- a CDS encoding energy-coupling factor ABC transporter ATP-binding protein: MKREIISLQEVTFTYAEEDTGMRKAIQNVSYTINEGEWVAIVGHNGSGKSTLARLMNGLLFPQTGTVRIFGEPLNEHNLWDTRSKMGMVFQNPDNQFVGATVQDDVAFALENNGIPFEEMVERVQASLAKVKMSDFMNSEPHHLSGGQKQRVAIAGAIALQPRILLLDEATSMLDPQGREEVLQTVRQLRAETDLTVISITHDLEEALLADQVIVMNQGEKYAEGSPHEIFERGQELIDLGLDLPFAMNMSRLLRAQGVQVVADHMTEEELVNDLWTSHFNK; this comes from the coding sequence ATGAAACGCGAAATTATTTCTTTACAGGAAGTTACATTTACATATGCCGAGGAAGATACAGGTATGCGAAAAGCGATTCAGAATGTGTCCTATACAATTAATGAAGGTGAATGGGTGGCGATTGTAGGCCATAATGGCTCTGGCAAATCGACATTAGCACGATTAATGAATGGTCTTCTATTTCCTCAGACGGGAACGGTACGAATTTTTGGAGAACCATTAAATGAACATAATTTATGGGACACTCGCTCTAAAATGGGGATGGTTTTTCAAAATCCAGATAACCAATTTGTAGGAGCAACCGTACAGGATGATGTTGCATTTGCATTAGAAAATAACGGAATCCCTTTTGAGGAAATGGTAGAACGAGTACAAGCCTCTTTAGCAAAAGTGAAAATGAGTGACTTTATGAATAGTGAGCCACATCATTTATCAGGTGGGCAGAAACAAAGGGTTGCCATAGCTGGAGCAATTGCACTTCAACCGAGGATTTTATTGTTAGATGAGGCAACTTCCATGTTAGATCCACAGGGGAGAGAAGAGGTACTGCAAACGGTGCGCCAGTTGAGAGCAGAAACTGACTTAACAGTTATCTCTATTACGCACGATTTAGAAGAAGCACTTCTTGCTGATCAAGTAATTGTTATGAATCAAGGGGAAAAGTATGCAGAGGGATCCCCACACGAGATATTCGAGCGAGGACAAGAGTTAATCGATTTAGGGTTAGATCTTCCTTTTGCGATGAATATGTCAAGACTACTGCGAGCGCAAGGTGTGCAGGTTGTAGCAGACCACATGACAGAAGAAGAGTTGGTGAATGATTTATGGACATCTCACTTCAACAAGTGA
- the rplQ gene encoding 50S ribosomal protein L17, which yields MGYRKLGRTSSQRKAMLRDLTTDLIINERIQTTEARAKELRSVVEKMITLGKRGDLHARRQAAAYIRREVVASTDEEGNESTIYALQKLFDDVAPRYADRQGGYTRIMKAGPRRGDGAPVVVIELV from the coding sequence ATGGGTTACAGAAAACTTGGACGTACAAGTTCTCAACGTAAAGCGATGTTACGTGACTTAACAACGGACCTAATTATCAATGAGCGTATTCAAACTACTGAAGCACGTGCAAAAGAATTACGTTCGGTTGTTGAAAAAATGATCACTTTAGGTAAACGCGGAGATTTACACGCTCGTCGTCAAGCTGCGGCTTATATTCGTCGTGAGGTCGTTGCTTCTACTGATGAAGAAGGAAACGAATCAACAATCTATGCTTTACAAAAATTGTTTGATGATGTAGCACCACGCTATGCTGATCGTCAAGGCGGTTACACTCGTATTATGAAAGCTGGACCTCGTCGCGGAGACGGAGCACCGGTAGTAGTAATTGAGTTAGTTTAA